The proteins below are encoded in one region of Lepisosteus oculatus isolate fLepOcu1 chromosome 10, fLepOcu1.hap2, whole genome shotgun sequence:
- the pabpc1b gene encoding polyadenylate-binding protein 1b isoform X1, translating to MNPSAPSYPMASLYVGDLHPDVTEAMLYEKFSPAGPILSIRVCRDMITRRSLGYAYVNFQQPADAERALDTMNFDVIKGKPVRIMWSQRDPSLRKSGVGNIFIKNLDKSIDNKALYDTFSAFGNILSCKVVCDENGSKGYGFVHFETQEAAERAIEKMNGMLLNDRKVFVGRFKSRKEREAELGARAKEFTNVYIKNFGEDMDDEKLKEIFGKYGPALSIRVMTDDSGKSKGFGFVSFERHEDAQKAVDDMNGKEINGKQIYVGRAQKKVERQTELKRKFEQMKQDRMTRYQGVNLYVKNLDDGIDDERLRKEFSPFGTITSAKVMMEGGRSKGFGFVCFSSPEEATKAVTEMNGRIVATKPLYVALAQRKEERQAHLTNQYMQRMASVRAVPNPVINPYQPAPPSGYFMAAIPPTQNRAAYYPTSQLAQLRPSPRWATQGVRPQHFQNMPSAIRPSAPRPQTFNAMRPTSSQVPRMMSTGQRVATQTMGPRPATAAAAAAATPGVRGVPQYKYAAGVRNTQQHLNAQPQVTMQQPAVHVQGQEPLTASMLAAAPPQEQKQMLGERLFPLIQNMHPSLAGKITGMLLEIDNSELLHMLESPESLRSKVDEAVAVLQAHQAKEAAQKSVTNSAGVPSV from the exons CTGAGCGAGCCTTGGACACCATGAACTTCGACGTGATCAAGGGCAAGCCTGTTCGGATCATGTGGTCTCAGCGTGACCCTTCTCTGAGGAAGAGTGGGGTTGGCAACATCTTCATCAAGAACCTGGACAAGTCCATCGATAACAAAGCCCTTTACGACACCTTCTCGGCCTTTGGGAACATCCTGTCCTGCAAG GTGGTGTGTGATGAAAATGGTTCAAAGGGCTATGGGTTTGTTCACTTTGAGACCCAGGAGGCTGCTGAGAGAGCCATCGAAAAGATGAACGGCATGTTGCTTAATGACAGAAAAGT GTTTGTGGGGCGTTTTAAATCCCGCAAGGAGCGCGAGGCCGAGCTTGGGGCCAGAGCTAAAGAGTTCACAAATGTTTACATCAAGAATTTTGGAGAAGACATGGATGATGAAAAGCTTAAAGAGATCTTTGGGAAATATG GACCGGCCCTGAGCATCAGAGTAATGACCGACGACAGCGGGAAATCAAAGGGCTTCGGCTTTGTGAGCTTTGAGAGGCACGAGGACGCACAAAAA GCTGTGGACGACATGAACGGGAAGGAGATCAACGGCAAGCAGATCTACGTGGGCCGGGCCCAGAAGAAGGTCGAGCGGCAGACGGAGCTGAAGCGCAAGTTCGAGCAGATGAAGCAGGACCGCATGACTCGCTACCAG GGAGTCAATCTCTACGTGAAGAACCTGGATGATGGAATTGACGACGAGCGGCTGCGCAAAGAGTTTTCCCCGTTCGGCACCATTACAAGTGCGAAG GTCATGATGGAGGGCGGCCGCAGCAAGGGCTTCGGCTTCGTGTGCTTCTCCTCGCCGGAGGAGGCCACCAAGGCGGTGACGGAGATGAACGGCAGGATCGTGGCGACCAAGCCTCTGTACGTGGCGCTGGCTCAGCGCAAGGAGGAGCGCCAGGCTCACCTCACCAACCAGTACATGCAGAGGATGGCCAGCGTGAGAGCCGTGCCCAACCCCGTCATCAACCCGTACCAGCCAGCCCCGCCCTCCGGCTACTTCATGGCCGCCATCCCGCCG ACGCAGAACCGTGCTGCATACTACCCCACCAGCCAGCTGGCACAGCTGAGACCCAGCCCTCGCTGGGCAACCCAGGGCGTGAGACCGCAGC ATTTCCAGAACATGCCCAGTGCCATCCGCCCTTCTGCCCCGAGGCCGCAGACCTTCAACGCGATGAGACCGACGTCTTCCCAGGTGCCTCGCATGATGTCCACCGGACAGCGCGTCG CCACCCAGACCATGGGCCCTCGCCCTGCCACTGCGGCGGCGGCCGCGGCAGCGACCCCAGGGGTGCGGGGCGTCCCCCAGTACAAGTATGCTGCTGGAGTCCGCAACACTCAACAGCACTTGAACGCGCAGCCACAGGTGACCATGCAGCAG CCTGCAGTGCACGTCCAAGGTCAGGAACCCTTGACAGCTTCCATGCTGGCTGCTGCTCCTCCACAGGAGCAGAAGCAGATGCTGG gtgaGCGTCTGTTCCCTCTCATCCAGAACATGCATCCCAGCCTGGCAGGAAAGATCACTGGCATGCTCCTGGAGATCGACAATTCCGAGCTCCTGCACATGCTGGAGTCTCCCGAGTCCCTGCGCTCCAAG GTTGATGAAGCAGTGGCTGTGCTGCAGGCTCACCAGGCCAAAGAGGCTGCTCAGAAATCTGTGACTAATTCTGCTGGTGTTCCAAGTGTCTAA